The Natrinema salaciae genome contains a region encoding:
- a CDS encoding 30S ribosomal protein S15: MARMHTRRRGSSGSDKPSADEPPEWSDVDPEDIEDRVVELAEQGYDPSQIGMKLRDEGVTGTPVPDVKLATGKKVTEILEENDARADIPEDLWNLMERAVRLREHVQQNQQDYQNKRALQNTEAKVRRLVAYYRGDELEPDFTYSPDLAKELIEDAA, encoded by the coding sequence ATGGCACGAATGCACACCCGCCGTCGCGGCTCGTCCGGTTCGGACAAGCCGTCGGCAGACGAACCACCGGAGTGGAGCGACGTCGACCCCGAAGACATCGAAGACCGGGTCGTCGAACTGGCAGAGCAGGGCTACGATCCCAGTCAGATCGGGATGAAGCTGCGCGACGAAGGCGTGACCGGCACGCCCGTTCCGGACGTCAAACTGGCGACCGGCAAGAAGGTCACCGAGATCCTCGAGGAGAACGACGCGCGAGCGGACATCCCCGAAGACCTCTGGAACCTGATGGAACGCGCCGTGCGCCTTCGCGAGCACGTCCAGCAGAACCAGCAGGACTACCAGAACAAGCGCGCCCTACAGAACACCGAAGCGAAGGTCCGCCGCCTGGTCGCGTACTACCGCGGCGACGAACTCGAGCCGGACTTCACGTACTCGCCCGACCTCGCGAAGGAACTCATCGAAGACGCCGCGTAA
- a CDS encoding exonuclease, translating into MSTEGRSAEPASATSALESAGFVRLVARADGDGLAASGLLATALDERGTPFQVTVCRTVADRTERVRTPTNEGDVTVVVGTADAAADPDDLVRLAATDRPATLEAVDLVREIGATPEPVLALAGVVAGGSEPGAGESEWLLEIARERGLLEQRPGVAVPTADPIDGVAHSTRLRAPWSGDLDAAREALSDAFDGDHDGLDADDRRAIGSLVALDAVGADGASDAAAETVGRAVRPYATPDAPFETIGGFADVLEALARTDPGTGTALAMGHDVCDAALDGWRAHGRRAHAALADASTGRYDGLFVVGIDDGPVEAVARIAAATRSPEPAVLAVGAGEAAIATRDAASLGATVEGVARELAAPQQEADAATGDDSGIDVAYDVGHRRGYLRYDPDVDDSTIIAAVRNLL; encoded by the coding sequence ATGTCCACAGAGGGTCGATCCGCCGAGCCGGCGTCCGCCACGAGCGCGCTCGAGAGCGCCGGCTTCGTCCGACTGGTCGCCCGCGCCGACGGCGACGGGCTCGCGGCGAGCGGGCTCCTCGCGACGGCCCTCGACGAGCGGGGGACGCCGTTCCAGGTAACCGTCTGTCGGACGGTCGCGGATCGAACCGAACGCGTCCGCACACCGACCAACGAGGGCGACGTGACGGTCGTCGTCGGTACCGCCGACGCGGCCGCCGATCCCGACGACCTCGTCCGACTCGCGGCGACCGACCGACCCGCGACCCTCGAAGCCGTCGATCTCGTCCGCGAAATCGGTGCGACGCCGGAACCGGTACTCGCACTCGCCGGCGTCGTCGCCGGCGGAAGCGAACCGGGTGCGGGCGAGAGCGAGTGGCTCCTCGAGATCGCACGCGAACGCGGCCTCCTCGAACAGCGGCCGGGCGTCGCGGTGCCGACCGCCGACCCGATCGACGGCGTCGCGCACTCGACGCGGCTCCGCGCGCCGTGGTCCGGCGATCTCGACGCGGCTCGAGAGGCCCTTTCGGACGCCTTCGACGGCGATCACGACGGCCTCGACGCCGACGATCGTCGCGCCATCGGCTCGCTGGTCGCACTCGACGCCGTCGGCGCCGACGGGGCGTCCGACGCCGCGGCCGAGACCGTCGGACGAGCCGTGCGACCCTACGCCACGCCGGACGCCCCCTTCGAGACGATCGGCGGCTTCGCCGACGTCCTCGAGGCGCTGGCGCGGACCGACCCCGGCACGGGGACGGCGCTCGCGATGGGCCACGACGTTTGCGACGCCGCACTCGACGGCTGGCGCGCACACGGCCGCCGCGCTCACGCGGCGCTCGCGGACGCGTCGACGGGCCGCTACGACGGACTGTTCGTCGTCGGTATCGACGACGGTCCCGTCGAGGCGGTCGCGAGGATCGCGGCGGCGACCCGATCGCCGGAGCCTGCCGTTCTCGCTGTCGGCGCTGGCGAAGCGGCGATCGCGACCCGCGACGCGGCGTCCCTCGGCGCGACCGTCGAGGGCGTCGCTCGAGAACTCGCGGCTCCCCAGCAGGAGGCGGACGCAGCGACCGGCGACGACTCCGGGATCGACGTCGCGTACGACGTCGGTCACCGGCGCGGGTACCTGCGATACGATCCCGACGTGGACGACTCGACGATCATCGCGGCAGTGAGGAACCTGCTATGA
- a CDS encoding KEOPS complex subunit Pcc1, with the protein MSRRATIRTTHDDATLVARAIRPDNTDEMTTTVERNDAADAAGRDERAGTIVTRIDRETTSGLQSTVDDYVVNLEVAIDVVEGARTAQHAEPTDTGPVSDTDSDSEHDTTQ; encoded by the coding sequence ATGAGCCGACGAGCGACGATCCGGACGACACACGACGACGCGACACTCGTCGCGCGGGCGATTCGCCCGGACAACACCGACGAGATGACGACGACCGTCGAGCGCAACGACGCCGCAGACGCGGCCGGGCGCGACGAGCGCGCGGGAACGATCGTCACGCGGATCGACCGCGAGACGACGAGCGGACTGCAGTCGACGGTCGACGACTACGTCGTCAACCTCGAGGTCGCGATCGACGTCGTCGAGGGGGCGCGGACCGCACAGCACGCAGAACCGACGGACACGGGACCTGTGTCCGACACCGATAGCGACTCAGAACACGACACAACACAATGA
- a CDS encoding 30S ribosomal protein S3ae: protein MSERSVSRAKQEKRWYTVLAPEQFDRQELGETPADEPEKVYDRTIETTLGELNNNASENNTKLTFKITDVGSDSAYTEFVEHSLTRDYLRSLVRRGASKIEAYVTVLTTDDYRVQIQPVAFTTKKADASQEKAIREQMVQMIEEAAEERSFEELIDSVVEGRLSSGIYGEAKTIYPLRRVEIQKATLEAHPEEVAEEEAASVDVDEDDVAAD from the coding sequence ATGAGTGAACGATCAGTTTCACGTGCGAAACAGGAAAAGCGGTGGTACACCGTCCTGGCACCCGAGCAGTTCGACCGCCAGGAACTCGGCGAAACCCCCGCTGACGAACCGGAGAAAGTCTACGACCGAACCATCGAAACGACGCTCGGCGAACTCAACAACAACGCCAGCGAGAACAACACGAAGCTGACCTTCAAGATCACCGACGTCGGCAGCGACAGCGCGTACACGGAGTTCGTGGAGCACTCCCTGACCCGTGACTACCTGCGCTCGCTGGTTCGTCGCGGTGCGTCGAAGATCGAGGCGTACGTCACCGTCCTCACGACGGACGACTACCGCGTCCAGATCCAGCCCGTCGCCTTCACGACCAAGAAGGCCGACGCGAGCCAGGAGAAGGCCATCCGCGAACAGATGGTCCAGATGATCGAGGAAGCCGCCGAGGAGCGGTCCTTCGAGGAACTCATCGACAGCGTCGTCGAGGGCCGTCTCTCCTCGGGCATCTACGGCGAGGCCAAGACGATCTACCCGCTGCGCCGCGTCGAGATCCAGAAGGCCACCCTCGAGGCCCACCCCGAGGAAGTCGCCGAAGAGGAAGCCGCGTCGGTCGACGTCGACGAAGACGACGTCGCCGCCGACTGA
- a CDS encoding putative quinol monooxygenase: MIVVHASFPVDPDRRDDALDLIEDLVAESQREDGIVDYRATTDVVDPNVVRFVERYEDQDAFEAHTQTDHFREFQAALPELLGGEPDVIRFDVDSATELEL, from the coding sequence ATGATCGTTGTACACGCGAGTTTCCCGGTCGACCCCGACCGACGCGATGACGCACTGGACCTGATCGAAGACCTCGTCGCCGAGTCACAGCGGGAGGACGGAATCGTCGACTACCGGGCGACGACGGACGTCGTCGATCCGAACGTCGTTCGCTTCGTCGAACGGTACGAGGATCAGGACGCGTTCGAGGCGCACACGCAGACGGATCACTTTCGGGAGTTCCAGGCCGCCCTGCCGGAACTGCTCGGTGGCGAGCCGGACGTCATTCGGTTCGACGTCGACTCGGCGACCGAGCTCGAGCTCTGA
- a CDS encoding cupredoxin domain-containing protein, with amino-acid sequence MHRRRYLAAVGTAVSVGLAGCSSALSVLEDDPCSGEDCHIGMSRTEFRPVSYEASVGDTVVWKNTSEADHTVTAYENLIPDAAEYFASGGYESQEAAYDAWNDEEWEERGGRLGTRDTYEHTFEVAGTYEYFCIPHEGAEMVGEVVVTE; translated from the coding sequence ATGCACCGGCGCCGTTATCTCGCCGCCGTTGGCACCGCCGTCTCGGTCGGTCTGGCCGGCTGTTCGTCCGCGCTCAGCGTCCTCGAGGACGACCCCTGCAGCGGCGAGGACTGCCACATCGGGATGAGCCGAACCGAGTTTCGCCCGGTCAGCTACGAGGCGTCCGTCGGCGACACGGTCGTCTGGAAGAACACCAGCGAGGCTGATCACACCGTCACGGCGTACGAGAACCTCATTCCGGACGCGGCCGAGTACTTCGCGTCCGGCGGCTACGAGAGTCAGGAGGCTGCGTACGACGCCTGGAACGACGAGGAGTGGGAGGAACGCGGCGGTCGACTCGGAACGCGCGACACGTACGAACACACGTTCGAGGTGGCGGGCACCTACGAGTACTTCTGTATCCCCCACGAGGGAGCCGAGATGGTCGGCGAAGTCGTCGTCACCGAGTGA
- a CDS encoding protein sorting system archaetidylserine synthase (This PssA-like phosphatidyltransferase, along with a PssD-like decarboxylase, is required in Haloarchaea for the archaeosortase ArtA to replace the PGF-CTERM sorting signal with a C-terminal lipid anchor.): MLPRFVGRLGVADVVTIANAALGFVAVVVAVVDIDLAARLILLAAIADGLDGILARRYGGTDAGPYLDSLADVASFAVAPAVLSFVVVTDGFGIDFGSVTGDLLLVTAVCALFVAMAVTRLGMYTAYDISGSYTEGVQTTLAATILGAAILAGETQPWLVLAVTGAFCYLMVSRIQYPDLLARDAAIMGVVHALAILVPNFAGRTFPYALLTLGLAYMTLSPWLYWGGKERSPSVDVHGNA, from the coding sequence ATGCTCCCCCGGTTCGTCGGTCGGCTCGGCGTCGCCGACGTGGTGACGATCGCAAACGCCGCCCTGGGGTTCGTCGCGGTCGTCGTCGCGGTCGTCGATATCGATCTCGCCGCCCGGCTCATCCTCCTGGCTGCTATCGCGGACGGGCTCGACGGCATCCTGGCGCGTCGCTACGGCGGCACGGACGCCGGCCCGTACCTCGATTCGCTCGCCGACGTCGCCTCCTTCGCCGTCGCCCCCGCCGTCCTCTCGTTCGTCGTCGTGACCGACGGGTTCGGCATCGACTTCGGTTCGGTCACCGGCGACCTCCTGCTCGTGACGGCCGTCTGTGCGCTGTTCGTCGCGATGGCCGTCACCCGGCTGGGAATGTACACCGCCTACGACATCTCCGGCAGTTACACCGAGGGCGTTCAGACGACGCTCGCCGCGACGATACTCGGCGCGGCGATTCTCGCCGGCGAGACCCAGCCGTGGCTCGTGCTCGCCGTCACCGGCGCGTTCTGTTACCTGATGGTCTCGCGCATCCAGTACCCCGATCTGCTGGCTCGAGACGCCGCAATCATGGGCGTCGTCCACGCGCTCGCGATCCTCGTTCCGAATTTCGCCGGCCGAACGTTCCCGTACGCCCTCCTGACGCTCGGTCTGGCGTACATGACGCTCAGCCCCTGGTTGTACTGGGGCGGGAAGGAACGATCGCCGTCGGTCGACGTGCATGGAAACGCTTAG
- a CDS encoding HEAT repeat domain-containing protein, whose translation MSEDEANGDDAAAEADDPEQSADLEAIGERLDGLAADLEELDSSLEAAETEADLDVVEADLESFRSELESVEVPEPPETDEDEDEDEDDEPAPEEELQEQYDEIESDLSDLESDLEDQRGPYGEDVVGEIDSASGTITGTRWTEEGNAELIEAIDDFLDELNDLLGSSVTLVNEGETVADQLEATLDDAADAVDAAALDADDDAETIAGLLEATDQLESDVDNATEWTDLEVREQLRREGYYDVLDHVKDFPPEWHALKVHEKQGNVDMILLALETFDSDYMEEHCMEALERMGPEEAIDPMLQKANRRDQAAMRILGKIGVDDEEIVDTLVDYVDSNPNLQQPAFRALGEIGAEDAVEPIAQQLVADEADVRSWAARALGLIGDTRAIDPLADVLADDESDRVRASAAWALNRIGTEDAREIVADYGDDRAYLVQAEAENADLEPAA comes from the coding sequence ATGAGCGAGGACGAGGCGAACGGTGACGACGCGGCCGCCGAGGCGGACGACCCCGAGCAGTCCGCCGATCTCGAGGCCATCGGCGAGCGCCTCGACGGGCTCGCGGCGGACCTCGAGGAACTCGACTCGAGCCTCGAGGCCGCCGAGACCGAGGCCGACCTCGACGTCGTCGAGGCCGACCTCGAGTCGTTCCGCTCCGAACTCGAGAGCGTCGAAGTGCCGGAGCCGCCGGAGACCGACGAGGACGAGGACGAAGATGAGGACGACGAGCCCGCCCCGGAGGAAGAACTACAAGAGCAGTACGACGAGATCGAGAGCGATCTCTCGGACCTCGAGTCCGACCTCGAGGACCAGCGCGGTCCCTACGGCGAGGACGTCGTCGGCGAGATCGACAGCGCCAGCGGCACGATCACGGGCACCCGGTGGACCGAGGAGGGCAACGCGGAGCTGATCGAGGCGATCGACGACTTCCTCGACGAACTGAACGACCTGCTGGGGAGCTCGGTCACGCTGGTCAACGAGGGCGAGACGGTCGCCGACCAGCTCGAGGCAACCCTCGACGACGCGGCCGACGCCGTCGACGCCGCCGCCCTCGATGCGGATGACGACGCCGAAACGATCGCCGGCCTGCTCGAGGCGACCGACCAGCTGGAGAGCGACGTCGACAACGCCACCGAGTGGACCGACCTCGAGGTCCGCGAACAGCTCCGCCGCGAAGGGTACTACGACGTGCTCGACCACGTCAAGGACTTCCCGCCGGAGTGGCACGCACTCAAGGTCCACGAGAAGCAGGGCAACGTCGACATGATCCTCCTCGCGCTCGAGACGTTCGACTCCGACTACATGGAGGAACACTGCATGGAGGCCCTCGAACGAATGGGGCCCGAGGAGGCCATCGACCCGATGCTCCAGAAGGCCAACCGCCGGGACCAGGCCGCGATGCGAATCCTCGGCAAGATCGGCGTCGACGACGAGGAGATCGTCGACACGCTGGTCGACTACGTCGACTCCAACCCGAACCTCCAGCAGCCGGCCTTCCGCGCCCTCGGCGAAATCGGTGCCGAAGACGCGGTCGAGCCGATCGCCCAGCAGCTCGTCGCCGACGAGGCCGACGTCCGCAGCTGGGCCGCCCGCGCGCTCGGGCTGATCGGCGACACCCGCGCCATCGACCCGCTCGCGGACGTCCTCGCGGACGACGAGTCCGATCGCGTCCGAGCCAGCGCCGCGTGGGCGCTCAACCGGATCGGCACCGAAGACGCCCGCGAGATCGTCGCCGATTACGGCGACGACCGCGCGTATCTCGTCCAGGCCGAAGCCGAGAACGCCGACCTCGAGCCCGCGGCCTGA
- a CDS encoding phospholipase D-like domain-containing protein, with protein MDIRRTTLTLAAVVACCLVGSAAIGASFPVTDGPSAADRSTARATASPDVNATDLACPPRADDTAATADETVAPPGTGSATSPRIVTLAPNPTTDGNAGEFVVLETPPETPLGNYTLTDGHTTVSLPNETVSGRVALSVAPNVTATLTETPVLELEGHLALANDGDDLRLRNATAAVDAVSYDRARSAERWYRSESDATDDTDSDDAIDSTPARGQWWPRDATCLPVSRTAVDEATAFVLPDAPEIPRDTLRSADDRLLLAGYTVTSEAIAADLVDAAERGVEVAVLLEASPVGGTPAATAEVLETLEAGGVEVRAIGGEGSRYRYHHPKYAVADDHVLITTENWKPAGVGGESSRGWGVRLEDDHFAADLASVFRTDFEGRDTLSGPAYRANTSFVEDEGPVFSTPAPEFPTTHEPATVPVDSAELLLAPDNAEQRLQELLASADDELLVLQPSIAADVSLLEATIDAARRGVDVRILLGSTRYNADENEALAADLERVADREDLPLEVRLLEDTDRFEKIHAKGVVIDRETAIVGSANWNANSLENNREVLVALHGAAVANYYADVFESDWTGDSQSFPIGLGAVIVVALAAAAIVGRTYVRFGDRPPSEQT; from the coding sequence ATGGACATCCGCCGGACTACCCTCACCCTCGCCGCAGTCGTCGCCTGCTGTCTCGTCGGGAGTGCCGCGATCGGTGCGAGCTTCCCGGTCACCGACGGACCGTCGGCTGCCGACCGGTCGACCGCTCGAGCGACCGCATCGCCGGACGTGAACGCGACCGACCTCGCCTGTCCCCCGCGGGCGGACGACACGGCGGCAACTGCGGACGAGACGGTGGCACCTCCCGGTACCGGTTCGGCGACGAGCCCGCGGATCGTCACCCTCGCCCCGAACCCCACCACCGACGGCAACGCCGGTGAGTTCGTCGTCCTCGAGACGCCCCCGGAAACCCCGCTCGGGAACTACACGCTGACGGACGGCCACACGACGGTCTCGCTACCGAACGAGACGGTTTCCGGCCGCGTCGCGCTCAGCGTGGCCCCGAACGTCACGGCAACGCTGACGGAGACGCCGGTGCTCGAACTCGAGGGACATCTCGCACTGGCGAACGACGGCGACGACCTGCGACTGCGAAACGCGACGGCCGCGGTCGACGCGGTATCGTACGACCGGGCGCGGTCCGCCGAACGCTGGTACCGATCGGAGTCCGACGCCACCGACGACACCGATAGCGACGACGCGATCGACAGCACGCCCGCTCGCGGCCAGTGGTGGCCCCGAGATGCCACCTGTCTCCCCGTCTCGCGTACCGCAGTCGACGAGGCCACGGCGTTCGTCCTCCCGGACGCGCCGGAGATACCGCGGGACACGCTCCGATCGGCCGACGACCGACTCCTGCTTGCCGGCTATACCGTCACCTCCGAGGCGATCGCCGCCGACCTCGTAGACGCGGCCGAGCGCGGGGTCGAGGTCGCTGTCCTCCTCGAGGCGAGTCCGGTCGGCGGCACGCCGGCAGCGACCGCGGAGGTCCTCGAGACGCTCGAGGCCGGCGGCGTCGAGGTGCGAGCCATCGGCGGTGAGGGGTCGCGCTATCGATACCACCATCCCAAGTACGCCGTTGCCGACGACCACGTCCTGATCACTACCGAGAACTGGAAGCCCGCGGGCGTCGGCGGTGAGAGTAGCCGTGGCTGGGGCGTTCGACTCGAGGACGATCACTTCGCCGCGGACCTCGCGTCCGTCTTTCGGACCGATTTCGAGGGGCGTGACACGCTATCTGGGCCGGCCTACCGCGCCAACACCTCGTTCGTCGAGGACGAGGGACCTGTCTTCTCCACGCCGGCCCCCGAGTTCCCGACGACTCACGAACCCGCGACAGTCCCAGTCGACTCGGCCGAACTCCTGCTCGCACCGGACAACGCCGAGCAGCGGTTGCAGGAGTTGCTGGCCAGCGCCGACGACGAACTCCTCGTTCTCCAACCCAGTATCGCCGCCGACGTGTCCCTGCTCGAGGCGACCATCGACGCGGCCCGCCGCGGCGTCGACGTTCGGATTCTGCTCGGGTCGACGCGGTACAACGCCGACGAGAACGAAGCGCTGGCCGCGGACCTCGAACGTGTGGCCGACCGCGAGGACCTCCCGCTCGAGGTTCGGCTCCTCGAAGACACCGACCGGTTCGAAAAGATCCACGCCAAGGGCGTCGTGATCGATCGGGAGACAGCGATCGTGGGCAGCGCGAACTGGAACGCGAACTCGCTGGAGAACAACCGCGAGGTACTGGTCGCGCTGCACGGCGCGGCGGTCGCGAACTACTACGCTGACGTGTTCGAATCGGACTGGACCGGCGACTCGCAGTCGTTTCCGATCGGTCTCGGCGCTGTGATCGTCGTCGCCCTCGCGGCTGCCGCCATCGTCGGGCGAACCTATGTCCGATTCGGTGACCGACCGCCGTCCGAGCAGACGTAG
- a CDS encoding metal-dependent transcriptional regulator: protein MNTADQYLKAIYLAQRIEDGPASTGTLADLLEVSPASVNEMIGKLEDRELVDHEKYKGASLTDEGLERAHNALQTYCIIERFLANVLEVEEFRDEARALESVIDDTVAERLDTIIDRPEQCPDCFDPEADCCELLEIEAGGRAD from the coding sequence ATGAACACCGCAGATCAATATCTCAAGGCGATCTATCTGGCACAGCGAATCGAGGACGGCCCCGCATCGACCGGCACGCTCGCGGACCTGCTCGAGGTGAGCCCGGCCAGCGTCAACGAGATGATCGGCAAGCTCGAGGACCGCGAACTCGTCGACCACGAGAAGTACAAGGGTGCCAGTCTAACCGACGAGGGGCTCGAGCGCGCTCACAACGCGCTCCAGACGTACTGTATCATCGAGCGGTTCCTCGCGAACGTTCTCGAGGTCGAGGAGTTTCGCGACGAGGCCCGCGCCCTCGAGAGCGTCATCGACGATACCGTCGCGGAGCGTCTCGACACGATCATCGACCGCCCCGAGCAGTGTCCCGACTGTTTCGACCCCGAAGCGGACTGCTGTGAGTTACTCGAGATCGAGGCGGGCGGTCGCGCGGACTGA
- a CDS encoding rubrerythrin gives MSLGQRVSSDHQLTRLLQIGVVLEELVESRAAHHIESLPPEERAAFDAEVEELLAEAAAESAEHRERLEALIDDLEAETVGYEEINALVDAQYGPPEDTDGVLYDQLANEETAYKFYDDLIQAIEASDAEFAVDRDRLLETLSAIREEEKEGVEEVTEIMEHRA, from the coding sequence ATGAGTCTGGGACAGCGTGTCTCGAGCGACCACCAGCTGACCCGATTGCTACAGATCGGCGTCGTGCTGGAGGAACTCGTCGAGTCACGCGCCGCCCACCACATCGAGTCGCTCCCTCCCGAGGAGCGGGCGGCGTTCGACGCGGAGGTGGAAGAGTTGCTCGCGGAGGCCGCCGCGGAGTCGGCCGAACACCGCGAGCGACTCGAGGCGCTGATCGACGATCTCGAGGCGGAGACGGTCGGATACGAGGAGATCAACGCGCTGGTCGACGCCCAGTACGGGCCGCCGGAGGACACGGACGGCGTCCTCTACGATCAGCTGGCGAACGAGGAGACGGCGTACAAGTTCTACGACGATCTGATACAGGCGATCGAGGCCTCGGACGCCGAGTTCGCCGTCGACCGCGACCGGTTGCTCGAGACGCTGTCCGCCATCCGCGAGGAGGAAAAGGAGGGAGTCGAGGAAGTGACCGAGATCATGGAGCACAGAGCATGA
- the sufD gene encoding Fe-S cluster assembly protein SufD — protein MSTQVHANLTAEQVRQISGDLDEPEWLLEIRLEALDALEELDMPDVIRTPGRDWTNLHDLDFESLVDPLNAAEDKDQIGPDEADVLSWAEAVQEHEDLLQEHFGSIVDPQENYLTALSTALFSTGTVIYVPEGVDAEDVTVRTEQNSRSLFNYTLVVTEESSSVTILERQSTGAEQDEQYYSGIVEVAAGENSYVQYGSLQNLSEEAYNFTVKRGVTDTYATIDWIEGNLGTQLTKTEVSTELRGDSSETQIVGAFYGHNDQHFDLDAKVWHRAEHTTADLVTRGVTDDVARSVYEGVQDVGADAWDTSSYQRENTLMLSDESEADASPKLIINNHDTEASHSATVGQIDAEDLFYMTSRGVDPRAARNMLVEGFFVPVLEEVDVDELRDDLEALIGARLRQRD, from the coding sequence ATGAGCACGCAGGTACACGCTAATCTGACGGCAGAACAGGTACGCCAAATTTCGGGCGACCTCGACGAGCCCGAGTGGCTTCTCGAGATCCGTCTCGAGGCCCTCGACGCGCTCGAGGAGCTCGACATGCCCGACGTCATCCGAACGCCGGGTCGGGACTGGACGAACCTCCACGACCTGGACTTCGAGTCCCTCGTCGATCCGCTGAACGCGGCCGAGGACAAGGATCAGATCGGTCCCGACGAGGCCGACGTCCTGTCGTGGGCCGAGGCCGTTCAGGAGCACGAGGACCTCCTGCAGGAGCACTTCGGCAGCATCGTCGATCCCCAGGAGAACTACCTGACGGCGCTGTCGACGGCGCTGTTCAGCACCGGAACCGTCATCTACGTCCCCGAGGGCGTCGACGCCGAGGACGTCACGGTCCGGACCGAGCAGAACTCCCGTTCGCTGTTCAACTACACGCTCGTCGTCACCGAGGAATCGAGTTCGGTGACGATCCTCGAGCGCCAGTCGACCGGCGCGGAACAGGACGAGCAGTACTACAGCGGGATCGTCGAAGTCGCCGCCGGTGAGAACAGCTACGTCCAGTACGGCAGCCTCCAGAACCTCTCGGAGGAGGCCTACAACTTCACCGTCAAGCGCGGCGTCACCGATACCTACGCCACGATCGACTGGATCGAGGGCAACCTCGGGACGCAGCTGACCAAGACGGAAGTGTCGACCGAACTTCGCGGCGACTCCTCGGAGACGCAGATCGTCGGTGCCTTCTACGGCCACAACGACCAGCACTTCGACCTCGACGCGAAGGTCTGGCACCGCGCCGAGCACACGACCGCGGACCTCGTCACTCGCGGCGTCACCGACGACGTCGCTCGCTCGGTCTACGAGGGCGTTCAGGACGTCGGCGCGGACGCCTGGGACACCAGCTCCTACCAGCGTGAGAACACGCTGATGCTCTCCGACGAGAGCGAGGCGGACGCCTCACCGAAGCTGATCATCAACAACCACGACACCGAAGCCAGCCACTCCGCGACGGTCGGCCAGATCGACGCGGAGGACCTGTTCTACATGACCTCCCGCGGTGTCGACCCACGTGCCGCTCGCAACATGCTCGTCGAGGGCTTCTTCGTGCCCGTCCTCGAGGAGGTCGACGTCGACGAACTCCGCGACGACCTCGAAGCGCTGATCGGCGCACGGCTTCGCCAGCGCGACTGA